In the genome of Triticum urartu cultivar G1812 chromosome 5, Tu2.1, whole genome shotgun sequence, one region contains:
- the LOC125508293 gene encoding uncharacterized protein LOC125508293, translating into MHAAEGRSRDGSRERRKVASRWFCKRRVQRGPARLLQGRFLLFHGYLPGLKTSFSNLSTTSLFVNFRGVGWTDALGVGAKPGALASLNSAPSSGDGYTANSEHSW; encoded by the exons ATGCACGCGGCGGAGGGGAGGAGTCGCGATGGGTCACGCGAGAGGAGAAAGGTCGCGTCCCGGTGGTTCTGCAAGAGGCGCGTGCAAAGGGGACCCGCGAGATTGCTGCAGG GGCGCTTCCTCTTATTTCATGGATACTTGCCTGGTTTGAAAACAAGTTTTTCTAACCTGTCCACCACTTCTTTGTTTGTGAACTTCCGAG GGGTCGGCTGGACTGATGCTTTGGGCGTTGGGGCCAAGCCGGGAGCACTGGCAAGTCTAAACTCTGCGCCTTCGTCAGGTGATGGATATACTGCAAACTCTGAGCATAGTTGGTGA
- the LOC125508292 gene encoding uncharacterized protein LOC125508292 — protein sequence MVKAIVNNVETQYYGVLKEVLELRYPKNKHGERSIFLFRGDWFDLRGKATGMKDDGYFKSLNVKALRYKKDPFILASQAEQVFYMEDTKYGKDWNVVQTFSHRHLYDVPELETGELNATNAYQEEMPSTTSTMKNIDKLLDTYSRDDEEGTPVHASIVYDLLKDDNNYDEDSATDDDGQEDGALSENEHSSDDE from the coding sequence ATGGTGAAGGCAATTGTCAATAATGTAGAGACTCAGTACTATGGTGTTCTCAAAGAAGTTCTGGAGTTGCGGTACCCCAAAAACAAGCATGGAGAAAGGTCGATCTTTTTGTTTCGTGGTGATTGGTTTGATCTCCGTGGCAAGGCGACCGGCATGAAAGATGATGGTTACTTCAAAAGTCTTAATGTTAAGGCGCTTCGATACAAGAAGGATCCTTTCATCTTGGCTTCTCAAGCAGAACAAGTGTTTTACATGGAAGACACAAAATATGGGAAGGACTGGAATGTGGTGCAGACTTTCAGTCATAGACATTTGTACGATGTCCCTGAACTGGAGACAGGCGAGCTCAATGCTACAAATGCATACCAGGAAGAAATGCCCTCGACAACTTCCACTATGAAGAATATTGATAAGTTGTTGGACACTTATAGCCGTGATGATGAAGAAGGCACACCTGTTCATGCTAGTATTGTTTACGATCTTCTGAAGGATGACAACAACTATGATGAAGATAGTGCTACTGACGATGATGGACAGGAAGATGGTGCATTGAGTGAGAACGAGCATTCAAGTGATGATGAGTAG